A region from the Mycolicibacterium phlei genome encodes:
- the polA gene encoding DNA polymerase I yields MSPAKTAPETKSPENKTAPTDEKPTLMLLDGNSLAYRAFFALPAENFKTRNGLTTNAVYGFTAMLINLLRDEQPTHIAAAFDVSRQTFRAEKYPEYKAGRSATPDEFRGQIDITKEVLGALGITVLAEPGFEADDIIATLATQAEQAGYRVLVVTGDRDSLQLVSDNVTVLYPRKGVSDLTRFTPEAVLEKYGLTPQQYPDFAALRGDPSDNLPGIPGVGEKTATKWIVEYGSLQALVDNVDKIKGKVGDALRANLSSVVLNRELTDLIRDVPLPHTPDTLRMQPWDRDHIHRLFDDLEFRVLRERLFETLASADPEVDQGFDVRGGALEPGELSGWLAQHSTGERFGLAVVGTHVAFDADATALAIVAPGGDGRYIDTATLSTDDEAALATWLVDPAVPKALHEAKLAMHELEGRGWTLAGVTSDTALAAYLVRPGQRSFALDDLSLRYLKRELRADNPEQQQLSLLDDGGDDQAVQATLLRASAVKDLADALDEELTRIDSLELLSDIELPVQRVLAEMETAGIAVDLDQLGRLQSEFADQIRDAAEAAYAVIGKQINLGSPKQLQVVLFDELGMPKTKRTKTGYTTDADALQGLYEKTGHPFLAHLLAHRDATRLKVTVDGLLASVASDGRIHTTFNQTIAATGRLSSTEPNLQNIPIRTEAGRRIRDAFVVGRGPHGDYAELMTADYSQIEMRIMAHLSKDEGLIEAFRTGEDLHSFVASRAFDVPIDEVTPELRRRVKAMSYGLAYGLSAYGLASQLKISTEEAKVQMEQYFDRFGGIRDYLRDVVDQARKDGYTSTVFGRRRYLPELDSSNRNVREAAERAALNAPIQGSAADIIKVAMINVDKAIKDAGLRSRMLLQVHDELLFEVAEGERETLEALVREQMGSAYPLDVPLEVSVGYGRSWDAAAH; encoded by the coding sequence GTGAGCCCCGCCAAGACCGCGCCCGAGACGAAGTCCCCCGAGAACAAGACGGCGCCCACCGACGAGAAGCCGACTCTGATGCTGCTCGACGGCAATTCGCTGGCGTACCGGGCGTTCTTCGCGCTGCCCGCCGAGAACTTCAAGACCCGCAACGGGCTCACCACCAACGCGGTGTACGGGTTCACCGCGATGCTGATCAACCTGCTGCGCGACGAGCAGCCCACCCACATCGCCGCCGCGTTTGACGTGTCGCGCCAGACCTTTCGCGCCGAGAAGTACCCCGAGTACAAGGCCGGCCGGTCCGCCACCCCCGACGAGTTCCGCGGCCAGATCGACATCACCAAGGAGGTGCTGGGCGCGCTGGGCATCACGGTGCTCGCCGAGCCGGGCTTCGAGGCCGACGACATCATCGCCACGCTGGCCACCCAGGCCGAGCAGGCCGGCTACCGCGTGCTGGTGGTCACCGGCGACCGTGACTCGCTGCAACTGGTCAGCGACAACGTCACCGTGCTCTACCCCCGCAAGGGCGTCAGCGACCTGACCCGGTTCACCCCGGAGGCGGTGCTGGAGAAGTACGGGCTGACCCCCCAGCAGTACCCGGACTTCGCCGCGCTGCGCGGCGACCCCAGCGACAACCTGCCCGGCATCCCCGGCGTCGGCGAGAAGACCGCCACCAAGTGGATCGTCGAATACGGCTCGCTGCAGGCGCTCGTCGACAACGTCGACAAGATCAAGGGCAAGGTCGGCGACGCACTGCGCGCCAACCTGTCCTCGGTGGTGCTCAACCGCGAGCTCACCGACCTGATCCGCGACGTGCCGCTGCCGCACACCCCCGACACGCTGCGCATGCAGCCGTGGGACCGCGACCACATCCACCGGCTCTTCGACGACCTGGAGTTCCGGGTGCTGCGCGAGCGGCTGTTCGAGACGCTGGCGTCGGCCGACCCCGAGGTCGACCAGGGCTTCGACGTGCGCGGCGGTGCGCTGGAGCCCGGCGAGCTGAGCGGGTGGCTGGCCCAGCACAGCACCGGCGAGCGGTTCGGGCTCGCGGTCGTCGGCACCCACGTCGCCTTCGACGCCGACGCGACCGCACTGGCCATCGTCGCCCCCGGCGGCGACGGCCGCTACATCGACACCGCGACGCTGAGCACCGACGACGAGGCCGCGCTGGCGACGTGGCTGGTCGATCCCGCGGTGCCCAAGGCGCTGCACGAGGCCAAGCTGGCGATGCACGAACTGGAGGGCCGCGGCTGGACGCTGGCCGGGGTCACCTCCGACACCGCGCTGGCGGCCTACCTGGTTCGGCCCGGGCAGCGCAGCTTCGCGCTCGACGACCTGTCGCTGCGCTACCTCAAACGCGAGCTGCGCGCGGACAACCCTGAGCAGCAACAGCTTTCCCTGCTCGACGACGGCGGCGACGACCAGGCCGTGCAGGCCACGCTGCTGCGCGCCAGCGCGGTCAAGGATCTGGCCGACGCGCTCGACGAGGAGCTGACCCGCATCGACTCGCTCGAGCTGCTCAGCGACATCGAGCTGCCGGTGCAGCGGGTGCTGGCCGAGATGGAGACCGCAGGCATCGCCGTCGACCTCGACCAGCTGGGCCGGCTGCAGAGCGAGTTCGCCGACCAGATCCGCGACGCCGCCGAGGCCGCGTACGCGGTGATCGGCAAGCAGATCAACCTGGGATCACCCAAACAGTTGCAGGTCGTGCTGTTCGACGAGCTCGGCATGCCCAAGACCAAGCGCACCAAGACCGGCTACACCACCGACGCCGACGCACTGCAGGGCCTCTACGAGAAGACCGGCCACCCGTTCCTGGCCCATCTGCTCGCGCACCGCGACGCCACCCGGCTGAAGGTCACCGTCGACGGGCTGCTGGCCTCGGTGGCCTCCGACGGCCGCATCCACACCACGTTCAACCAGACGATCGCGGCCACCGGCCGGCTGTCGTCGACAGAGCCGAACCTGCAGAACATCCCGATCCGCACCGAGGCGGGCCGGCGCATCCGCGACGCGTTCGTCGTCGGCAGGGGCCCGCACGGCGACTACGCCGAGCTGATGACCGCCGACTACAGCCAGATCGAGATGCGCATCATGGCGCACCTGTCCAAGGACGAGGGACTGATCGAGGCGTTCCGCACCGGCGAGGACCTGCACTCGTTCGTCGCGTCCCGCGCATTCGACGTGCCGATCGACGAGGTCACCCCCGAACTGCGGCGCCGGGTCAAGGCCATGTCGTACGGCCTGGCCTACGGGTTGAGCGCCTACGGGCTGGCCTCGCAGCTCAAGATCTCCACCGAGGAAGCCAAGGTGCAGATGGAGCAGTACTTCGACCGGTTCGGCGGTATCCGCGACTACCTGCGCGACGTGGTCGACCAGGCCCGCAAGGACGGCTACACCTCCACGGTGTTCGGCCGCCGCCGCTACCTGCCCGAACTGGACAGCAGCAACCGCAACGTCCGCGAGGCCGCCGAACGCGCCGCGCTCAACGCGCCGATCCAGGGCAGCGCCGCCGACATCATCAAGGTCGCGATGATCAACGTCGACAAGGCGATCAAGGACGCCGGCCTGAGATCGCGGATGCTGCTGCAGGTGCACGACGAGCTGCTCTTCGAGGTCGCCGAGGGCGAACGCGAGACGCTGGAGGCACTGGTCCGCGAGCAGATGGGCAGCGCCTATCCGCTGGACGTGCCGCTGGAGGTGTCGGTCGGGTACGGCCGCAGCTGGGACGCGGCTGCCCACTAG
- a CDS encoding LysE family translocator, whose protein sequence is MPAFLLACVVLAALPGPATALFLHRSVRDGRAAGLAAVVGNEIGIFGWTIAGGAGLSMLLLANRALSIALHVVGGAVLLWLGISAWRNANNPGGFEVSAPPRDRSPAAAFRAALLSIAANPKAAAFGIVVIPQFLPTSGPVLPTLFVLAVIQLVVDTAWCAGVVLLAARAREILGQAHIRRRMERVMGAILMALGAGLAADAR, encoded by the coding sequence ATGCCGGCGTTCCTGCTGGCCTGCGTGGTGCTCGCGGCGCTGCCCGGGCCGGCGACCGCGCTGTTCCTGCACCGCTCGGTGCGGGACGGCCGAGCGGCCGGGCTGGCCGCGGTGGTCGGCAACGAGATCGGCATCTTCGGGTGGACCATCGCCGGCGGCGCCGGACTGTCGATGTTGCTGCTGGCCAACCGCGCGCTGTCGATCGCGCTGCACGTCGTCGGCGGCGCGGTGCTGCTCTGGCTGGGCATCAGTGCGTGGCGCAACGCCAACAACCCCGGCGGGTTCGAGGTGAGCGCCCCGCCGCGGGACCGCTCCCCCGCCGCCGCGTTCCGCGCCGCGCTGCTGTCGATCGCCGCCAACCCGAAGGCGGCGGCGTTCGGGATCGTGGTGATCCCGCAGTTCCTGCCGACCAGCGGTCCGGTGCTGCCGACGCTGTTCGTGCTCGCGGTGATCCAATTGGTCGTCGACACCGCGTGGTGCGCGGGTGTGGTGCTGCTGGCCGCGCGGGCGCGGGAGATCCTGGGGCAGGCCCACATTCGGCGCCGCATGGAGCGGGTGATGGGCGCCATCCTGATGGCGCTCGGCGCGGGGCTGGCGGCCGACGCGCGCTAG
- a CDS encoding PrsW family intramembrane metalloprotease: MHLISYHVMTMSPHYAASVPTPFARKARKVGAPLAAIIVMATFAGVIVVGLTALNPVGATIGFVLSSVAMLVVVLAYIWLDRWEPEPPRLLLFAFLWGASVAVVLSVVLTLFLESLIVAGSTAGGNGAGISWVSLVLTAPIVEEAAKGAFLLLMMTGVRRNELNSLTDCLVYAGLVGAGFAWLEDILYIGGGDSLGQSLLTAALRLIMAPFAHSLFTTFIGIGVYFALQKRDALSKWSCILLGYGAAVGMHGLWNGSSFLGAEWYFAIYVLWMVPIFLAAIVLAVQSRRREQRVVAEKLPGMVAASLITPNEATWLGSLRDRKAAIHYVSHYAGKAAGKAVARFAAQVVELAFVRDRIDRGFGDQRAHALLVEESYGVHAARAAAPALQALAAYRAPGA; encoded by the coding sequence ATGCATCTGATTAGCTACCACGTGATGACCATGTCCCCGCATTACGCCGCATCCGTGCCGACGCCGTTTGCCCGGAAAGCGCGCAAGGTCGGCGCGCCATTGGCGGCGATCATCGTCATGGCCACGTTCGCCGGCGTCATCGTCGTCGGGCTCACCGCGCTCAACCCGGTCGGCGCCACCATCGGGTTCGTGCTGTCCAGCGTGGCGATGCTGGTCGTGGTGCTGGCCTACATCTGGCTGGACCGCTGGGAGCCGGAACCGCCGCGGCTGCTGTTGTTCGCGTTCCTGTGGGGCGCCTCGGTCGCCGTCGTGCTGTCGGTGGTGCTCACCCTGTTCCTGGAGTCGCTGATCGTCGCCGGCAGCACCGCAGGCGGGAACGGCGCCGGGATCAGCTGGGTCTCGCTGGTGCTCACCGCCCCGATCGTCGAGGAGGCGGCCAAGGGCGCGTTCCTGCTGCTGATGATGACCGGTGTCCGGCGCAACGAGCTCAACTCGCTGACCGACTGCCTGGTCTACGCCGGCCTGGTGGGCGCCGGGTTCGCATGGCTGGAGGACATCCTCTACATCGGGGGCGGGGACTCACTCGGGCAGTCGCTGCTGACGGCGGCGCTGCGGCTGATCATGGCGCCGTTCGCGCACTCGCTGTTCACCACGTTCATCGGGATCGGCGTCTACTTCGCGCTGCAGAAGCGCGACGCGCTGTCCAAGTGGTCGTGCATCCTGCTCGGCTACGGCGCCGCGGTCGGCATGCACGGGCTGTGGAACGGCTCGTCGTTCCTCGGTGCCGAGTGGTACTTCGCCATCTACGTGCTGTGGATGGTGCCGATCTTCCTGGCCGCGATCGTGCTGGCGGTACAGAGCCGCCGCCGCGAGCAGCGGGTGGTCGCCGAGAAGCTGCCCGGCATGGTGGCGGCGTCGCTGATCACCCCGAACGAGGCCACCTGGCTGGGGTCGCTGCGCGACCGCAAGGCCGCCATCCACTACGTGTCGCACTATGCGGGCAAGGCCGCGGGTAAGGCGGTGGCCCGGTTCGCCGCGCAGGTCGTCGAGCTGGCGTTCGTGCGCGACCGCATCGACCGGGGCTTCGGCGACCAGCGGGCCCACGCACTGCTGGTCGAGGAGTCCTACGGGGTGCACGCGGCCCGCGCGGCCGCGCCGGCACTGCAGGCGCTGGCCGCGTACCGGGCGCCCGGCGCCTGA
- a CDS encoding threonine/serine ThrE exporter family protein, with protein MDDIAQQIRFLARLGAAMGAANYPVTLIRQMLTRASAAYGISTDHVVLPNTVQVFAATDGAGTAVQSVQVNADLRFDQTFPLARLVSSTMRGAVDPVDGEARLDRILDAPPPVPPWLPVLGYGIWSAGLALVLEPSPLNLLGATVLGLLVGLLAAVARRFTALTQLLPALSAFLVAGVSIGVAEHLGLDHVGLRALIPPLAMFLPGAAITLAVVELTSRDTISGASRLIAGFVALAQLAFGIVIAAELLGLEESHLSGEPVNKLGAWAPWLGVAVYAVGVMLFFGPPLSFLPWLLLIAYCAYGAQFVGDQFLGGYASGVCGGLVLTICALALTRRPGAPPAVSLILPGFWLLVPGSIGLIGVAELFGADGDSALGVTFISMISVVLGLQAGFVVWQLSRRRLR; from the coding sequence ATGGATGACATCGCTCAACAGATCCGCTTCCTCGCCCGCCTGGGTGCCGCGATGGGGGCCGCGAACTATCCCGTGACGCTGATCCGGCAGATGCTGACCCGCGCCTCGGCGGCGTACGGGATCTCCACCGACCACGTCGTGCTGCCCAACACCGTGCAGGTGTTCGCCGCCACCGACGGAGCGGGTACCGCGGTGCAGTCCGTGCAGGTGAACGCGGACCTGCGGTTCGACCAGACCTTCCCGCTGGCCCGGCTGGTGTCGTCGACGATGCGCGGAGCGGTGGACCCCGTCGACGGCGAAGCCCGGCTCGACCGCATCCTCGACGCCCCGCCGCCCGTCCCGCCGTGGCTGCCGGTGCTCGGCTACGGCATCTGGAGCGCGGGTCTGGCGCTGGTGCTCGAACCGTCGCCGCTGAACCTGCTCGGCGCGACGGTGCTGGGCCTGCTGGTCGGCCTGCTGGCGGCCGTCGCGCGGCGCTTCACCGCCCTCACTCAACTGCTGCCGGCGCTCAGTGCGTTCCTGGTCGCCGGGGTCAGCATCGGGGTGGCCGAGCACCTGGGGCTCGATCACGTCGGACTGCGGGCGCTCATCCCGCCGCTGGCCATGTTTCTGCCCGGTGCGGCGATCACCCTCGCCGTCGTCGAGCTCACCTCACGCGACACCATCTCCGGGGCGAGCCGTCTGATCGCCGGATTCGTGGCTCTCGCCCAGTTGGCGTTCGGCATCGTCATCGCCGCCGAACTGCTCGGACTCGAGGAGTCGCACCTCAGCGGCGAGCCGGTGAACAAGCTCGGGGCGTGGGCGCCGTGGCTGGGGGTGGCGGTCTACGCGGTCGGCGTCATGCTGTTCTTCGGTCCGCCGCTGTCGTTCCTGCCGTGGCTGCTGCTGATCGCGTACTGCGCCTACGGCGCCCAGTTCGTCGGAGACCAGTTTCTCGGCGGATACGCCAGCGGGGTGTGCGGCGGGCTGGTGCTGACGATCTGCGCGCTGGCGCTGACCCGCAGGCCGGGGGCGCCCCCGGCGGTCTCGCTGATCCTGCCCGGGTTCTGGCTGCTCGTGCCCGGTTCCATCGGGCTGATCGGGGTCGCGGAGCTGTTCGGCGCGGACGGCGACTCCGCCCTCGGCGTCACCTTCATCTCGATGATCTCCGTCGTTCTCGGGCTGCAGGCCGGGTTCGTGGTGTGGCAGCTGAGCCGGCGCCGGCTCCGCTGA